The following are encoded together in the Marmota flaviventris isolate mMarFla1 chromosome 18, mMarFla1.hap1, whole genome shotgun sequence genome:
- the C18H19orf73 gene encoding LOW QUALITY PROTEIN: putative uncharacterized protein C19orf73 homolog (The sequence of the model RefSeq protein was modified relative to this genomic sequence to represent the inferred CDS: deleted 3 bases in 2 codons; substituted 2 bases at 2 genomic stop codons): MGVKVVFXGKGGFQKDGIWLEGGLSARRMSAPYSAPLRRPWELHQAPPALTQTIVRPAGLPWRTRLMVRPAPPTQRPPTGSSCVSXLWSDRLLRKALGSRPPTLLGVGRIVFSSARSFRPSLCPPI; this comes from the exons ATGGGGGTAAAGGTTGTATTTTAAGGCAAGGGCGGTTTCCAGAAAGACGGGATTTGGTTGGAAGGTGGGTTGAGTGCCCGACGGATGAGTGCACCTTATTCCGCACCCCTGCGCCGGCCTTGGGAA CTACACCAGGCCCCCCCAGCTCTCACGCAGACGATAGTGCGGCCTGCGGGGCTCCCCTGGCGGACGAGGCTAATGGttcgccccgccccgcccacaCAGAGGCCGCCCACTGGCTCCAGCTGCGTTTCTTGACTT TGGTCAGACCGGTTACTGAGGAAGGCGCTTGGCTCTCGCCCTCCGACCCTCCTTGGGGTAGGGCGCATTGTCTTCAGTTCGGCCCGCTCATTCAGACCCAGCCTCTGCCCTCCGATTTGA
- the Lin7b gene encoding protein lin-7 homolog B: MAALVEPLGLERDVSRAVELLERLQRSGELPPQKLQALQRVLQSRFCSAIREVYEQLYDTLDITGSAEIRAHATAKATVAAFTASEGHAHPRVVELPKTDEGLGFNIMGGKEQNSPIYISRVIPGGVADRHGGLKRGDQLLSVNGVSVEGEQHEKAVELLKAAQGSVKLVVRYTPRVLEEMEARFEKMRSARRRQQHQSYSSLESRG; the protein is encoded by the exons ATGGCTGCGCTGGTGGAGCCGCTGGGGCTGGAGCGGG ACGTGTCCCGGGCCGTGGAGCTCCTCGAGCGACTCCAGCGCAGCGGGGAGCTGCCCCCGCAGAAGCTGCAGGCCCTCCAGCGAGTCCTGCAGAGCCGCTTCTGCTCCGCCATCCGTGAG GTGTATGAGCAGCTCTATGACACGCTGGACATCACTGGCAGTGCTGAGATACGCGCTCATGCCACAGCCAAG GCCACGGTGGCTGCTTTCACAGCCAGTGAGGGCCATGCACATCCCAGAGTAGTGGAGCTGCCCAAGACAGATGAGGGCCTGGGCTTCAACATCATGGGTGGCAAAGAGCAGAACTCGCCCATCTACATTTCCCGTGTCATTCCTGGAGGAGTGGCTGATCGCCATGGAGGTCTGAAACGTGGGGACCAACTGCTGTCGGTGAATGGTGTG AGTGTTGAGGGTGAGCAGCATGAGAAGGCAGTGGAGTTACTGAAGGCGGCCCAGGGCTCGGTGAAGCTGGTGGTGCGTTACACACCTCGAGTGCTGGAAGAAATGGAGGCCCGTTTTGAGAAGATGCGCTCTGCACGCAGGCGCCAGCAGCACCAGAGCTACTC GTCCTTGGAATCTCGAGGCTGA